Proteins encoded in a region of the Eulemur rufifrons isolate Redbay chromosome 15, OSU_ERuf_1, whole genome shotgun sequence genome:
- the MDGA1 gene encoding MAM domain-containing glycosylphosphatidylinositol anchor protein 1 translates to MEVTCLLLLALIPFHCRGQGVYAPAQAQIVHAGQACVVKEDNISERVYTIREGDTLMLQCLVTGHPRPQVRWTKTAGSASDKFQETSVFNETLRIERIARTQGGRYYCKAENGVGVPAIKSIRVDVQYLDEPVLTVHQTVSDVRGNFYQEKTVFLRCTVNSNPPARFIWKRGSETLSHSQDNGVDIYEPLYTQGETKVLKLKNLRPQDYASYTCQVSVRNVCGIPDKAITFRLTNTTAPPALKLSVNETLVVNPGENVTVQCLLTGGDPSPQLQWSHGPGPLPLGALAQGGTLSIPSVQARDSGYYNCTATNNVGNPAKKTVNLLVRSMKNATFQITPDVIKESENIQLGQDLKLSCHVDAVPQEKVTYQWFKNGKPARMSKRLLVTRNDPELPAVTSSLELIDLHFSDYGTYLCMASFPGAPVPDLSVEVNISSETVPPTISVPKGRAVVTVREGSPAELQCEVRGKPRPPVLWSRVDKEAALLPSGLLLEETPDGKLRLERVSRDMSGTYRCQTARYNGFNVRPREAQVQLNVQFPPEVEPSSQDVRQALGRPVLLRCSLLRGSPQRIASAVWRFKGQLLPPPPVVPAAAEAPDHAELRLDAVTRDSSGSYECSVSNDVGSATCLFQVSAKAYSPEFYFDTPNPTRSHKLSKNYSYVLQWTQREPDAVDPVLNYRLSVRQLNQHNAMVKAIPVRRVEKGQLLEYILTDLRVPHSYEIRLTPYTTFGAGDMASRIIHYTEPINSPNLSDNTCHFEDEKICGYTQDLTDNFDWTRQNALTQNPKRSPNTGPPTDISGTPEGYYMFIETSRPRELGDRARLVSPLYNASAKFYCVSFFYHMYGKHIGSLNLLVRSRNKGALDTHAWSLSGNKGNVWQQAHVPISPSGPFQIIFEGVRGSGYLGDIAIDDVTLKKGECPRKQMDPNKVVVMPGSGAPRQSSPQLWGPVAIFLLALQR, encoded by the exons CTCCAGCCCAGGCGCAGATCGTGCACGCGGGCCAGGCGTGTGTGGTGAAAGAGGACAACATCAGCGAGCGCGTCTACACCATTCGGGAGGGGGACACCCTCATGCTGCAGTGCCTTGTCACCGGGCACCCTCGACCCCAG GTGCGGTGGACCAAGACGGCGGGGAGCGCGTCGGACAAGTTCCAGGAGACGTCGGTGTTCAACGAGACGCTGCGCATCGAGCGCATCGCGCGCACGCAGGGCGGCCGCTACTACTGCAAGGCGGAGAACGGCGTGGGCGTGCCGGCCATCAAGTCCATCCGCGTGGACGTGCAAT ACCTGGATGAGCCCGTGCTGACGGTGCACCAGACGGTGAGCGACGTGCGCGGCAACTTCTATCAGGAGAAGACGGTGTTCCTGCGCTGTACTGTCAACTCCAACCCGCCTGCCCGCTTCATCTGGAAGCGGGGCTCTGAGACGCTGTCGCACAGCCAGGACAATGGGGTCGACATCTATGAGCCCCTCTACACCCAG GGGGAGACCAAGGTCCTGAAGCTGAAGAACCTGCGGCCCCAGGACTATGCCAGCTACACTTGCCAGGTGTCTGTACGTAACGTGTGCGGCATCCCAGACAAGGCCATCACCTTCCGGCTCACCAACACCACGG CACCACCAGCCCTGAAGCTGTCTGTGAACGAAACTCTGGTGGTGAACCCTGGGGAGAATGTGACGGTGCAGTGTCTGCTGACGGGCGGTGACCCCTCACCCCAGCTGCAGTGGTCCCACGGGCCTGGCCCGCTGCCCCTGGGTGCTCTGGCCCAGGGCGGCACCCTCAGCATCCCTTCAGTGCAAGCCCGGGACTCTGGCTACTACAACTGCACAGCCACCAACAACGTGGGCAACCCTGCCAAGAAGACCGTCAACCTGCTGGTGCGAT CCATGAAGAATGCCACGTTCCAGATCACACCTGATGTGATCAAAGAGAGTGAGAACATACAGCTGGGCCAGGACCTGAAGCTGTCATGCCACGTGGATGCAGTGCCCCAGGAGAAGGTGACCTACCAGTGGTTCAAGAATGGCAAGCCAGCACGCATGTCCAAGCGGCTGCTGGTGACTCGCAACGACCCTGAGTTGCCCGCTGTCACCAGCAGCCTAGAGCTCATTGACCTGCACTTCAGCGACTATGGCACCTACCTGTGCATGGCTTCCTTCCCAGGGGCACCTGTGCCCGACCTCAGCGTCGAGGTCAACATCTCCTCTGAGACAG TGCCGCCCACCATCAGCGTGCCCAAGGGCAGGGCCGTGGTGACCGTGCGCGAGGGATCGCCTGCCGAGCTGCAGTGCGAGGTCCGGGGCAAGCCGCGGCCGCCCGTGCTCTGGTCCCGCGTGGACAAGGAGGCTGCGCTGCTGCCCTCGGGGCTGCTCCTGGAGGAGACTCCGGacgggaagctgaggctggagcgCGTGAGCCGCGACATGAGCGGGACCTACCGCTGCCAGACGGCTCGCTATAATGGCTTCAACGTGCGCCCTCGTGAGGCCCAGGTGCAGCTGAACGTGCAGT TCCCGCCGGAGGTGGAGCCCAGCTCCCAGGATGTGCGCCAGGCGCTGGGCCGGCCCGTGCTCCTGCGCTGCTCGCTGCTGCGAGGCAGCCCCCAGCGCATCGCCTCGGCCGTGTGGCGCTTCAAAGGGcagctgctgccgccgccgcccgtCGTCCCTGCCGCCGCCGAGGCCCCGGACCACGCGGAGCTGCGCCTGGACGCCGTAACCCGCGACAGCAGCGGCAGCTACGAGTGCAGCGTCTCCAACGACGTGGGCTCGGCTACCTGCCTCTTCCAGGTCTCGG CCAAAGCCTACAGCCCGGAGTTTTACTTCgacacccccaaccccacccgCAGCCACAAGCTGTCCAAGAACTACTCCTACGTGCTGCAGTGGACGCAGAGGGAGCCCGATGCTGTTGACCCTGTGCTCAACTACAGACTCAGTGTCCGCCAG TTGAACCAGCACAATGCCATGGTCAAGGCCATCCCTGTACGGCGTGTGGAGAAGGGGCAGCTGCTGGAGTACATCCTGACTGATCTCCGTGTGCCCCACAGCTATGAGATCCGCCTCACACCCTATACCACCTTTGGGGCTGGTGACATGGCCTCACGCATCATTCACTACACAGAGC CCATCAACTCTCCGAACCTGTCAG ACAACACCTGCCACTTTGAGGACGAGAAGATCTGTGGCTACACCCAGGACCTGACAGACAACTTTGACTGGACGCGGCAGAACGCCCTCACCCAGAACCCCAAGCGCTCCCCCAACACCGGTCCCCCCACTGACATAAGTGGCACCCCTGAGG GCTACTACATGTTCATCGAGACATCAAGGCCCCGGGAGCTGGGCGACCGTGCGAGGCTGGTGAGTCCCCTCTACAATGCCAGCGCCAAGTTCTACTGTGTCTCCTTCTTCTACCACATGTATGGGAAGCACATCG GCTCCCTCAACCTCCTGGTGCGGTCCCGGAACAAAGGGGCTCTGGACACGCACGCCTGGTCCCTCAGTGGCAATAAGGGCAACGTGTGGCAGCAGGCCCACGTGCCCATCAGCCCCAGTGGGCCCTTCCAG ATTATTTTTGAGGGGGTTCGAGGCTCAGGCTACCTGGGGGATATTGCCATAGATGACGTCACTCTGAAGAAGGGAGAGTGTCCCCGGAAGCAGATGGATCCCAATAAAG TGGTGGTGATGCCGGGCAGTGGAGCCCCCCGCCAGTCCAGCCCGCAGCTGTGGGGGCCCGTGGCCATCTTCCTCTTGGCATTGCAGAGATGA